The following coding sequences are from one Halomonas sp. HAL1 window:
- a CDS encoding lipid A deacylase LpxR family protein: protein MNGNNPSRWQLLPLIAAITLMSSLAHADDSVLSIKHENDGLASSDDGHFTSGFELNWAFEPEAKSWTQRLATVLPDSIIGNADMAAFRLVHQIYTPNNIEQRGLIEDDRPYAGIVYGGLSLYEDVPMGNWRQATDLHLDIGLVGPSSLADSIQREVHRITESERPSGWNNQLGDEAIVNVAMRRQWWHSSPFIGKQFAHGPSVSAALGNFYTYASAGYSVRWGDEASGIPTLTPNPGSRHHMTGKEGWQWYLFASVDGYYMAQNLTLDGNSFRNSHSVDRKEWVGDISAGLALAWEEWQVTYAAVQRSREFDGQEEQDKFGAITLSRRF, encoded by the coding sequence ATGAACGGAAATAACCCTTCGCGCTGGCAATTGCTCCCGCTGATAGCTGCTATTACTCTGATGTCTTCGCTGGCGCACGCCGACGATAGTGTGCTCTCGATTAAGCATGAAAATGATGGCTTGGCCAGCAGTGATGATGGCCACTTTACCAGTGGTTTTGAGCTTAATTGGGCGTTTGAACCCGAAGCGAAAAGCTGGACACAGCGGTTAGCCACTGTATTGCCGGATAGCATTATTGGTAACGCTGATATGGCAGCTTTCCGGCTGGTGCATCAAATTTATACGCCCAACAATATTGAGCAGCGCGGGCTAATTGAAGATGATCGCCCCTACGCCGGGATCGTTTATGGTGGGCTCTCGCTTTATGAAGATGTGCCAATGGGCAACTGGCGCCAAGCGACCGATCTGCATCTCGATATTGGTTTGGTAGGGCCGTCGTCACTGGCTGACAGCATTCAACGCGAAGTACACCGCATTACTGAGAGTGAACGCCCCAGTGGTTGGAACAACCAGCTGGGTGATGAAGCCATTGTGAATGTCGCAATGCGTCGCCAGTGGTGGCATAGCTCCCCATTTATCGGTAAGCAGTTTGCCCACGGCCCTAGCGTTAGCGCCGCTTTGGGGAACTTTTATACCTATGCAAGCGCTGGATATAGTGTGCGCTGGGGCGACGAGGCATCCGGCATCCCTACGCTAACGCCCAACCCCGGTAGCCGCCACCACATGACCGGAAAAGAGGGGTGGCAGTGGTACTTGTTTGCGAGTGTGGATGGTTACTACATGGCGCAAAACCTGACATTGGATGGCAACAGCTTCAGAAATAGCCACTCGGTTGACCGCAAAGAGTGGGTGGGTGACATTTCCGCAGGGCTGGCGCTGGCCTGGGAAGAGTGGCAAGTTACTTACGCCGCTGTTCAACGTTCTCGTGAGTTCGATGGCCAGGAAGAGCAAGACAAGTTTGGGGCCATTACGCTATCCCGGCGTTTTTAG
- a CDS encoding enoyl-CoA hydratase/isomerase family protein, which translates to MSEAVIEKVDNDGMVRLTINRPKALNALNSEVLAALEAHLVELEAHPNLRAVLITGAGEKSFVAGADITEMREKTPEEARAFASQALRTIKRLETLPVPVVALVNGFCLGGGCELALACDWAVASDNAVFGQPEVLLGVIPGFGGTQRLPRRVGPAMAIDLVTTGRKIDAQEALRIGLVNRVMPQAELESYVEELTKQLKGNGPQSVRGAKQAVHDGMDQDLDSALALETSLFAFCFAGDEQKEGMAAFVDKRKPNF; encoded by the coding sequence ATGAGCGAAGCAGTGATCGAGAAGGTTGATAACGATGGGATGGTGCGACTGACCATCAATCGTCCTAAAGCGCTGAATGCCCTTAACAGCGAAGTGCTTGCCGCGCTGGAAGCACATTTGGTTGAGCTTGAAGCCCACCCGAACCTACGCGCCGTGCTAATTACCGGTGCGGGCGAGAAGTCCTTCGTGGCGGGTGCAGATATCACTGAAATGCGTGAAAAAACACCTGAAGAAGCGCGGGCCTTTGCCAGCCAAGCGCTGCGTACCATTAAACGCCTAGAGACACTCCCCGTGCCGGTGGTCGCGTTGGTGAACGGGTTTTGCCTTGGCGGCGGCTGCGAACTGGCACTGGCCTGCGACTGGGCCGTAGCCAGCGATAACGCGGTATTCGGCCAGCCGGAAGTACTGCTGGGCGTCATCCCTGGCTTTGGCGGCACCCAGCGCCTGCCTCGTCGCGTCGGGCCGGCCATGGCGATTGATCTGGTCACAACCGGGCGCAAAATCGATGCCCAAGAAGCGCTGCGTATCGGCCTAGTGAACCGCGTGATGCCGCAAGCTGAACTGGAGAGCTACGTTGAAGAGCTCACCAAGCAACTCAAAGGCAACGGCCCACAGTCAGTGCGCGGCGCCAAGCAGGCCGTTCACGACGGTATGGATCAAGACCTTGATAGCGCACTAGCGCTGGAAACCAGCCTGTTCGCCTTCTGCTTTGCCGGTGACGAGCAAAAAGAGGGCATGGCGGCATTTGTCGATAAGCGCAAACCGAACTTTTAA
- a CDS encoding glutathione S-transferase family protein, producing MFDLYIANKNYSSWSLRPWVLMKVLEITFDEHLMPFEGGFGASHDVYTRFSPSGLVPCLVDRESDLAVWDSLAIVEYLAEQYPNVWPSDKTARGWARSATAEMHSGFGALRDECSMNCGVRVELKDYSTKLKADVARLDALWQQGLERFGGPFLAGEHFSAVDAFYAPVAFRVQTFNLPVSEESQAYLERLLALPAMQAWYQAALEETWREPMHEAETLKNGTLEVDYRTS from the coding sequence ATGTTTGATCTCTATATCGCTAACAAGAACTACTCTTCTTGGTCGCTGCGCCCTTGGGTGTTGATGAAGGTATTGGAGATTACGTTCGACGAACATCTGATGCCGTTTGAAGGCGGTTTTGGCGCTAGCCATGACGTTTATACCCGCTTTTCGCCATCGGGCTTAGTGCCCTGTTTAGTGGATAGGGAGAGTGATCTGGCGGTGTGGGATTCGCTGGCGATTGTTGAGTATTTGGCTGAGCAATACCCTAACGTATGGCCGAGTGATAAAACCGCCCGCGGCTGGGCACGCTCAGCCACTGCTGAAATGCACAGCGGCTTTGGCGCCCTGCGCGACGAGTGTTCAATGAATTGCGGTGTGCGAGTGGAACTGAAGGACTATTCAACTAAACTCAAGGCCGATGTGGCCCGCTTAGATGCGTTGTGGCAACAGGGGCTTGAGCGCTTTGGTGGGCCGTTTTTAGCGGGTGAACACTTCTCAGCGGTAGACGCGTTTTATGCCCCAGTGGCCTTTCGCGTACAGACATTCAACCTACCGGTGAGTGAGGAATCCCAAGCCTATCTCGAGCGTCTACTAGCGCTACCTGCCATGCAGGCGTGGTATCAGGCCGCGCTAGAAGAGACATGGCGCGAGCCTATGCACGAAGCTGAAACGCTAAAGAATGGCACGCTGGAAGTTGATTACCGCACATCTTAA
- a CDS encoding acyl-CoA dehydrogenase, which translates to MNVYAAPVRDLRFVLEELLAHRSLSLPGFEEATPDLVEAVLEEAAKLAGDVWGPLNKIGDQQGAKRHADGSVTTPEGFAAAYQAYVEGGWNGIGVSEALGGQNLPEVVASAVQEMLHGANMALGLCPMLTAGAIEALAHHGSDTLKTTYLPKLVEGTWTGTMNLTESQAGSDLSQVRTRAIPENDHYRISGQKIYITWGEHDAAENIIHLVLARKPDAPEGNKGISLFLVPKFLVNEDGALGERNDVTCASIEHKLGIHGSPTCTLSFGENGGAIGYLVGEEGRGLNHMFTMMNEARHKVGIQGIGVAERACQHAFAYALERRQGRSPKTRGGAECSISDHLDVRRMLLSMRSRTDALRALALYCAAELDTARHAESNEARQTAQARADILIPVIKSFSTDQAVDIASMGIQVHGGMGYVEETGAAQLLRDARIAPIYEGTNGIQALDLAGRKLQRDNGEALTALLREVAATVEQLNADPALTALGSGLAAGLEDLKAAQAIVLVQGSDPEKGADAVQAYATPFLSLAGHVLCAWQMGQAALSAQAALNNGNDDPFYTAKMRSAEFAITQWLPVGRAQRAVIEAGMQCLSEFEVH; encoded by the coding sequence ATGAATGTTTACGCCGCACCGGTACGCGATTTGCGCTTTGTGCTCGAAGAGTTACTAGCGCACCGCTCGCTTAGCCTACCGGGCTTTGAAGAAGCCACGCCAGACTTGGTCGAGGCGGTACTCGAAGAGGCCGCAAAACTGGCCGGTGACGTCTGGGGCCCACTTAATAAGATTGGCGATCAGCAGGGGGCCAAACGCCATGCCGACGGCAGTGTAACGACCCCGGAAGGCTTCGCAGCGGCTTACCAGGCGTATGTCGAGGGGGGCTGGAACGGCATCGGTGTATCAGAAGCGCTAGGCGGTCAGAATCTGCCCGAAGTGGTGGCTAGCGCGGTCCAGGAGATGCTTCACGGGGCCAATATGGCGCTGGGGCTCTGCCCGATGCTGACCGCTGGTGCTATTGAAGCACTGGCGCATCACGGCAGCGATACCCTCAAAACGACCTACTTGCCCAAACTGGTAGAAGGCACCTGGACGGGCACCATGAATCTCACCGAATCCCAAGCGGGGTCGGATCTCTCCCAGGTGCGCACTCGCGCGATCCCTGAAAACGACCACTACCGCATCAGCGGCCAGAAGATCTATATCACCTGGGGCGAACACGACGCCGCCGAGAATATTATCCACTTGGTACTTGCCCGTAAGCCGGATGCACCGGAAGGCAACAAAGGCATCTCCCTGTTTTTGGTGCCCAAGTTCCTGGTTAACGAAGATGGCGCGCTGGGCGAGCGCAATGATGTCACCTGCGCGTCCATTGAGCATAAGCTGGGCATTCACGGCTCACCGACATGCACCCTCAGTTTTGGCGAAAATGGCGGCGCGATTGGCTACTTGGTCGGTGAAGAGGGGCGTGGTCTTAATCACATGTTCACCATGATGAACGAGGCACGTCATAAAGTCGGTATTCAGGGTATTGGCGTGGCCGAGCGAGCCTGCCAGCACGCCTTTGCCTATGCGTTGGAGCGTCGCCAGGGACGCTCTCCGAAGACGCGTGGCGGCGCTGAATGCAGCATCAGCGATCACTTGGACGTGCGCCGTATGCTGCTCTCCATGCGTTCGCGCACCGATGCGCTACGTGCATTGGCGTTGTACTGCGCCGCCGAGCTGGATACCGCCCGCCACGCTGAAAGTAATGAAGCCCGCCAAACCGCCCAGGCCCGCGCCGATATTTTGATTCCGGTCATCAAAAGCTTCTCTACCGATCAGGCGGTGGATATTGCCTCCATGGGCATTCAGGTACACGGCGGGATGGGCTACGTGGAGGAGACCGGTGCCGCCCAGCTACTGCGCGATGCCCGCATTGCCCCGATTTACGAAGGCACCAACGGTATTCAGGCGCTCGACTTGGCAGGCCGTAAGCTCCAGCGTGATAACGGCGAAGCGCTTACCGCGCTGTTGAGAGAGGTCGCCGCCACCGTGGAGCAACTCAACGCCGACCCTGCATTGACAGCGTTGGGCAGTGGTTTGGCCGCAGGACTTGAGGATTTGAAAGCTGCCCAGGCCATTGTGTTGGTACAAGGCTCTGACCCTGAAAAGGGGGCAGATGCAGTGCAGGCATACGCCACGCCGTTCCTTAGCTTGGCAGGGCATGTACTGTGCGCGTGGCAGATGGGCCAAGCAGCGCTGAGCGCTCAGGCCGCCCTTAACAACGGCAACGACGATCCCTTCTATACTGCCAAAATGCGCAGCGCCGAATTTGCCATCACTCAGTGGCTACCGGTAGGTCGCGCTCAACGTGCGGTGATTGAGGCAGGTATGCAGTGTTTAAGCGAATTTGAGGTTCATTAA
- a CDS encoding acyl-CoA synthetase produces MTTIFEQGLPKTVANHVPLSPLTFIERSASIYPDYPAVVHGSTRRTWGQSWARCRQLASALQQRGIQPGQTVAAMLPNIPAMFEAHFGVPLAGCVLNTLNIRLDAEAISYMLEHGEAKAILVDPEFAEVIQQAVAKLTHKPLIIDVADVEFLGDTQGIGEIEYEALLNEGDANFAYQLPADEWDAISLNYTSGTTGKPKGVVYHHRGAYLNAVSNIMEWAMPHHPIYLWTLPMFHCNGWCFPWTIAANAGVNVCLRRVDPKKIMQLIAEEKVTHFSGAPIILNGLVNLPAEDKCQFDHPVKVTTAGAAPPASVISGVEKLGIEVTHVYGLTEVYGPVTVCAWREAWDELPLEARAKIKARQGVRYHMLEALCVADPLTMEPVPKDGQTMGEILMRGNNVMKGYLKNPEATEQALDGGWYHTGDLAVWHPDGYIEIKDRSKDIIISGGENISTIEVEDAIYGHPAVEEAAVVAKPDEKWGETPCAFVKLKVGYGEVTEADIIAHCREHLAGYKVPKTVIFSELPKTSTGKIQKFVLREEAKNH; encoded by the coding sequence ATGACCACCATTTTCGAGCAAGGCTTACCCAAAACCGTCGCTAACCACGTACCGCTTTCACCGCTGACCTTTATTGAACGCTCCGCGTCGATCTATCCCGACTACCCAGCGGTGGTTCATGGCAGTACGCGACGTACGTGGGGCCAATCCTGGGCGCGCTGCCGCCAGCTTGCTTCCGCCCTGCAACAGCGGGGCATTCAGCCAGGTCAGACGGTGGCGGCGATGCTGCCTAATATCCCGGCAATGTTCGAGGCGCACTTTGGCGTGCCGCTGGCGGGCTGCGTGTTGAACACCCTGAATATTCGCCTGGACGCCGAGGCGATCAGCTATATGCTGGAGCACGGCGAGGCTAAAGCAATTTTGGTCGATCCCGAGTTTGCTGAGGTCATCCAGCAAGCCGTTGCCAAGCTAACCCACAAGCCGCTGATCATTGATGTTGCCGATGTAGAATTTCTCGGCGACACGCAAGGCATTGGCGAGATTGAGTACGAAGCGCTACTTAACGAGGGCGACGCCAATTTCGCCTATCAACTGCCTGCGGATGAGTGGGACGCGATCTCGCTTAACTACACCTCTGGCACTACCGGCAAGCCTAAGGGCGTGGTTTATCACCATCGCGGCGCTTATCTCAACGCGGTGAGCAATATCATGGAGTGGGCAATGCCCCACCACCCGATCTACCTATGGACTCTGCCGATGTTCCACTGCAACGGCTGGTGTTTCCCCTGGACCATTGCCGCCAACGCCGGGGTCAACGTGTGCCTGCGCCGCGTCGACCCGAAAAAGATCATGCAGCTCATTGCTGAAGAGAAGGTTACTCACTTCAGCGGGGCGCCTATTATTCTTAATGGCTTAGTGAACCTGCCCGCGGAAGATAAGTGCCAGTTCGATCACCCCGTCAAAGTCACCACTGCCGGTGCCGCGCCGCCAGCCTCAGTGATTTCCGGGGTCGAGAAGCTGGGCATTGAAGTGACCCACGTGTATGGCTTAACCGAAGTGTATGGTCCGGTGACCGTCTGTGCCTGGCGGGAAGCGTGGGATGAACTGCCGCTGGAAGCACGGGCCAAAATAAAAGCCCGCCAGGGGGTGCGTTACCACATGCTCGAAGCGCTGTGCGTGGCTGACCCGCTCACCATGGAGCCAGTACCCAAGGATGGCCAGACCATGGGTGAAATACTGATGCGTGGCAACAACGTCATGAAGGGCTATTTAAAGAACCCGGAGGCCACCGAGCAAGCGCTGGACGGTGGCTGGTACCACACCGGCGATTTGGCGGTTTGGCATCCGGATGGCTATATCGAAATCAAAGACCGCTCGAAAGACATCATTATTTCCGGTGGAGAGAACATCTCGACCATCGAAGTGGAAGATGCCATTTACGGCCATCCCGCCGTTGAAGAGGCCGCAGTGGTCGCCAAGCCTGACGAGAAGTGGGGCGAAACGCCCTGTGCGTTTGTGAAGCTTAAGGTGGGTTACGGCGAAGTCACCGAGGCCGATATTATCGCCCACTGCCGTGAACATTTGGCGGGCTACAAAGTCCCTAAAACGGTTATTTTCAGCGAGCTACCTAAAACATCGACGGGCAAGATACAAAAATTCGTCTTGCGTGAAGAAGCTAAAAATCATTAA
- a CDS encoding LysE family translocator, translating into MQWAAFILAALGFAYLPGPAMLYTAAQTLGRGRRAGWLAVIGVHMGCYVHVVAAALGLALLFAAIPPAYIAMKVVGGLYLLWMGLRLWQQGIRAHGEEVPLATTKRVLRDSFLVEMLNPKTALFFVAFLPQFVQPESAMPVAWQLLWLGIATNVLFSSADVMVVLLASPLREWLQKSHGSSRLIQRIGGGVLMGLGGNTLAQAAR; encoded by the coding sequence ATGCAATGGGCCGCGTTTATCCTCGCCGCACTTGGTTTCGCTTATTTACCTGGGCCTGCAATGCTATATACCGCAGCGCAAACGTTGGGGCGCGGCCGACGGGCAGGGTGGTTAGCGGTCATCGGTGTGCATATGGGGTGTTATGTGCATGTAGTTGCCGCCGCGCTAGGATTAGCGCTGCTGTTTGCGGCGATTCCACCTGCCTACATCGCCATGAAAGTCGTCGGTGGGCTCTACCTGCTCTGGATGGGGCTGCGGCTATGGCAGCAGGGCATTCGCGCCCACGGCGAAGAGGTGCCGCTGGCAACCACGAAACGCGTGCTGCGCGACAGCTTTCTGGTGGAGATGCTCAACCCTAAAACTGCACTTTTCTTTGTCGCGTTTCTGCCTCAGTTTGTGCAACCCGAGAGCGCAATGCCGGTAGCTTGGCAACTGCTCTGGCTAGGTATCGCCACCAATGTGCTGTTCTCCTCTGCGGATGTCATGGTGGTGCTACTTGCGAGTCCTCTTCGCGAATGGCTACAAAAATCCCACGGCTCCTCTCGGCTCATTCAGCGCATTGGCGGTGGTGTATTAATGGGATTAGGGGGCAACACCCTCGCTCAGGCAGCACGTTAA
- a CDS encoding YaeQ family protein: MALSATPYKVDINLTDLDRGVYETLRFTVARHPSETEERMTARLLAYVLWYSETLAFGRGLSDVDEPALWEKSLDGRLLHWIEVGLPDAERITWCSRRAERVSLLAYGRVDQWESKVLPSVASLKNVHVAGLPQEALATIAKDLPRAINWAVMISEGSLFITDEQGQHEITPQWLLRDR, encoded by the coding sequence ATGGCTCTTAGTGCAACGCCTTACAAAGTTGATATTAATCTGACGGACCTGGATCGCGGGGTGTATGAAACATTGCGCTTTACCGTGGCCCGCCACCCATCAGAAACCGAGGAGCGCATGACTGCGCGCTTACTCGCCTATGTACTGTGGTACAGCGAGACGCTGGCTTTCGGGCGTGGGCTTTCCGATGTAGACGAGCCAGCGCTGTGGGAGAAGAGTTTAGACGGTCGCTTGCTGCACTGGATTGAAGTCGGCCTGCCGGATGCCGAGCGTATCACCTGGTGTTCACGGCGGGCGGAGCGCGTGTCATTACTCGCCTACGGTCGGGTAGACCAGTGGGAGAGTAAGGTGCTGCCCAGTGTGGCGTCGCTGAAAAATGTGCATGTAGCGGGGTTGCCACAAGAAGCCCTTGCGACCATTGCGAAAGACCTGCCACGAGCGATTAATTGGGCCGTTATGATCAGCGAAGGGTCGCTGTTTATTACCGATGAACAGGGGCAGCATGAAATTACGCCCCAGTGGTTGTTGCGCGATCGCTAG
- a CDS encoding 3-hydroxybutyryl-CoA dehydrogenase has protein sequence MSDQQIGVVGAGTMGQGIAQVVAASGFNVRLYDVAEKQLGRAKANIDKGLGKLVTKEKISEADKSAALARLSTTTTLNALSDCAIIIEAAPEQPELKEKLFRDLSQMSSTAILASNTSSLSLTRLAAVCEHPERVVGMHFFNPVPVLKLVEVIRAEQTSDATVTEIETLAKALGKTAVPVGDAPGFAVNRLLVPMINEAAFIVQEGTATPEAVDNAMKLGAAHPMGPLALADLIGLDVCLAIMEVLQEGFGDPKYRPCPLLKRMVAAGYLGRKSGRGFYHYD, from the coding sequence ATGAGTGACCAACAAATTGGCGTAGTGGGCGCCGGTACCATGGGGCAGGGGATTGCCCAGGTAGTGGCTGCCAGTGGCTTTAACGTGCGCCTTTACGATGTGGCCGAAAAGCAGCTTGGCCGCGCCAAGGCGAATATCGATAAAGGCTTGGGTAAATTGGTCACTAAAGAGAAAATCAGCGAGGCGGATAAAAGTGCCGCTCTCGCCCGTCTATCGACCACTACCACACTCAATGCTCTCAGCGACTGCGCGATCATTATCGAGGCGGCCCCCGAACAGCCCGAACTCAAAGAGAAGCTGTTTCGCGATCTTAGCCAAATGAGCAGCACGGCTATTTTAGCCTCCAACACCTCGTCGCTGTCACTCACCCGCCTGGCGGCGGTATGCGAGCACCCTGAGCGCGTGGTGGGCATGCACTTCTTCAATCCGGTGCCGGTGCTCAAACTGGTGGAAGTGATTCGCGCCGAGCAAACCTCGGACGCTACCGTGACCGAGATTGAAACGCTTGCAAAGGCGCTGGGCAAAACCGCCGTGCCGGTAGGTGATGCGCCGGGCTTTGCTGTGAATCGCCTGCTGGTGCCCATGATCAATGAGGCAGCGTTTATCGTGCAGGAGGGCACCGCAACGCCGGAAGCGGTTGATAACGCCATGAAGCTAGGCGCGGCTCACCCCATGGGGCCGCTAGCGCTGGCGGATTTGATTGGGCTGGATGTTTGCTTGGCGATCATGGAAGTGCTTCAAGAGGGCTTTGGCGACCCGAAATACCGTCCCTGCCCACTGCTTAAACGCATGGTCGCCGCGGGCTATCTAGGCCGTAAAAGTGGTCGCGGTTTCTATCACTACGACTAA